Proteins encoded in a region of the Carassius gibelio isolate Cgi1373 ecotype wild population from Czech Republic chromosome B5, carGib1.2-hapl.c, whole genome shotgun sequence genome:
- the LOC127957139 gene encoding spidroin-1, producing MGENDIQMESTEQMQEPHASSSDKIDLSLDDIIKLNKKEQKANRAANRAKTKRAVNRNNVLKKLDQVPPQQRGLRRGAQQYQGPGRVRGLRRQRGSERGMMSRRDSLNAASTTSEQSDQTTFTSRGTFRGRGRGRGRGGGLSRGAFSARGQRGGRPFVSDRGFSATKRAEKLQKYQTIRNRRTAPSGSTLTVSLPNAKSAPVAVKTSNQTRRGGAVLRGRSSRASASSLQGIPLQFNYKATTNQTAVYLNDRFTDLRLRGQGRGQGRGGGRGRGAVGGGGRGGGRGNIVGGGRSRGQGNIGGERGRGRGNFMEGGRGRGNMGGGRGRGRGNIMGGGRGRGRGNIMGGGRGRGNIMEGGRGRENIMGGGRGRGRGGVGVARGGRGLRRGRGGSRGADRTVTLQ from the exons ATGGGGGAGAATGATATTCAAATGGAGAGTACAGAGCAAATGCAGGAGCCTCACGCTTCAAGCTCGGACAAAATCGACTTGTCATTAG ACGACATTATAAAGCTGAATAAGAAGGAACAGAAGGCAAACAGAGCTGCCAACAGAGCTAAAACTAAACGTGCTGTTAACAGGAACAACGTCTTGAAGAAACTCGACCAGGTTCCACCGCAGCAGAGAGGACTCCGACGAGGAGCGCAGCAGTACCAAG GGCCTGGCAGGGTGAGAGGTTTAAGAAGACAAAGAGGATCCGAAAGGGGCATGATGTCGAGAAGGGATTCACTAAATGCCGCTTCCACG ACTAGTGAACAGTCTGATCAGACCACATTCACATCGAGGGGCACATTCAGAGGACGTGGaagaggtagaggaagaggaggcGGACTGAGCAG GGGTGCATTTTCAGCAAGAGGACAAAGGGGTGGAAGACCATTTGTATCAGACAGAGGG TTTTCCGCTACAAAAAGGGCTGAGAAACTACAAAAGTATCAGACAATAAGAAA tcgAAGAACAGCACCATCTGGCTCTACGCTCACAGTTTCCCTGCCAAATGCAAAATCTGCACCTGTCGCTGT GAAGACATCTAATCAGACTAGGAGGGGTGGGGCAGTGTTAAGAGGCAGATCATCTAGAGCCAGTGCTTCTTCACTTCAGGGGATTCCTCTGCAATTTAACTACAAAGCAACTACTAACCAG ACTGCCGTATACCTTAATGACCGTTTCACTGACCTGAGGTTAAGAGGGCAAGGACGAGGCCAGGGAAGAGGTggtggaagaggaagaggagctgTTGGAGGAGGTGGAAGAGGTGGAGGAAGAGGAAACATTGTTGGGGGTGGACGAAGTAGAGGACAAGGAAACATAGGAGgtgaaagaggaagaggaagaggaaacttTATGGAGGGTGGCAGAGGAAGAGGAAACATGGGGGGtggcagaggaagaggaagaggaaacatTATGGGGGGtggcagaggaagaggaagaggaaacatTATGGGGGGTGGCAGAGGAAGAGGAAACATTATGGAGGGTGGCAGAGGAAGAGAAAATATTATGGGGGGTGGCAGAGGCAGAGGAAGAGGTGGGGTTGGTGTGGCAAGAGGAGGAAGAGGCTTGAGAAGAGGG